From a single Cyprinus carpio isolate SPL01 chromosome A3, ASM1834038v1, whole genome shotgun sequence genomic region:
- the gid4 gene encoding glucose-induced degradation protein 4 homolog, producing the protein MPVRTDCREGSSLACMASASLVPPPPINTLQPGVNTSLLYSGSQFRGYQKSKGNSYDVEVVLQHVTMEDSYLCGYLKIKGLTEEYPTLTTFFAGEIISKKRPFLTRKWDADEDVDRKHWGKFQAFYQYAKSFNSDDFDYEELKNSDYVFMRWKEQFLVPDHTIKDISGASFAGFYYICFQKSTATIEGYYYHRSSEWYQSLNLTHVPEHSAPIYEFR; encoded by the exons ATGCCGGTCCGTACCGACTGCCGTGAGGGCTCGTCGTTGGCCTGCATGGCCTCGGCCTCTCTCGTTCCGCCCCCGCCGATCAATACCCTTCAGCCCGGCGTCAACACCTCTCTGCTCTACAGCGGCTCCCAGTTCCGCGGCTACCAGAAGAGCAAAGGGAACTCGTATGATGTCGAGGTGGTCCTGCAG CACGTGACCATGGAGGACTCGTACCTGTGTGGATACCTGAAGATCAAAGGTCTGACAGAG GAATATCCCACACTCACTACATTCTTTGCTGGAGAGATCATAAGCAAGAAACGGCCTTTTTTAACCAGGAAATGGGACGCGGATGAGGACGTCGACCGAAAACACTGG GGAAAGTTCCAAGCATTTTATCAGTACGCAAAAAGCTTTAATTCGGACGATTTCGACTATGAAGAACTAAAGAATAGTGATTACGTCTTCATGCGGTGGAAG gagCAGTTCCTAGTTCCAGATCACACAATCAAAGACATCAGCGGTGCTTCCTTCGCTGGTTTCTACTACATCTGTTTCCAGAAGTCTACAGCCACCATAGAGGGTTACTACTACCACAGAAGCTCTGAATG GTATCAATCGTTGAACCTCACACACGTCCCTGAACACAGCGCACCCATCTACGAGTTCCGGTGA